A region from the Alnus glutinosa chromosome 5, dhAlnGlut1.1, whole genome shotgun sequence genome encodes:
- the LOC133868617 gene encoding ATP-dependent 6-phosphofructokinase 2-like — MAVSCPEATNLTTAPYSIEHILSNTDADNANRTLSFSTVKLPHLTDFLNDLQTHPNPLDRNPFYHPSEGFYVSQNDVILRHILYDLSSPPHSAAYHRAGPRNRVFFDPSRTRAAIVTCGGLCPGLNTVIRELVVALWDLYGVRQIFGVKAGYRGFYSSEPVELNPKLVHSLHKKGGTVLETSRGGFDLHKIVDGIRDRGFNQVYIIGGDGSMRGAVKIFDEIRCRKLNIAVVGIPKTVDNDIGIIDRSFGFQTAVEMAQQAINAALVEAESAVNGIGLVKLMGRSTGHIALTATLSSRDVDCCLIPENEFYLEGKGGLFEFLEQRLKENGHAVLVVAEGAGQDMIPRTDAQKEERDESGNPVFLDIGGWLKSEIKNWWARDHPNELFTIKNIDPTYMIRAVPANATDSLYCTLLAHSAIHGVMAGYTGFVAGPINGNYAYIPLVEVARAKNEVNIKDHKWAWVRSVTNQPNFVRN; from the exons ATGGCCGTTTCGTGCCCAGAAGCCACCAACCTCACCACTGCACCCTATTCAATAGAGCACATCCTTTCCAACACAGACGCCGATAACGCCAACCGGACCTTGTCATTCTCTACAGTCAAACTACCCCACCTCACCGACTTCCTCAACGACCTCCAAACCCACCCCAACCCATTAGACCGCAACCCATTCTACCACCCTTCCGAAGGCTTCTACGTCTCCCAGAACGACGTCATCCTCCGACACATCCTCTACGATCTCTCCTCTCCCCCCCACTCCGCCGCCTACCATCGAGCCGGCCCGCGCAACCGAGTCTTCTTCGACCCGTCTCGAACCCGGGCTGCCATCGTCACGTGCGGGGGGCTCTGCCCTGGTCTTAACACCGTCATCAGGGAGCTGGTGGTGGCCCTCTGGGACCTCTACGGGGTGCGTCAGATATTCGGGGTGAAGGCTGGCTACCGCGGATTCTACTCCTCGGAGCCTGTGGAGCTGAATCCCAAGCTGGTCCACAGCCTGCACAAGAAGGGTGGCACTGTGCTTGAGACCTCTAGGGGTGGTTTTGATCTTCACAAGATCGTCGATGGAATCCGGGATCGCGGCTTTAACCAG GTGTACATCATAGGTGGAGATGGCTCGATGCGTGGGGCTGTGAAGATATTTGATGAAATACGTTGCCGGAAACTGAATATTGCAGTTGTTGGGATACCCAAAACCGTAGACAATGATATTGGAATCATTGACAGATCATTTGGATTCCAGACAGCAGTAGAAATGGCACAGCAAGCAATAAATGCAGCTCTTGTGGAGGCTGAGAGTGCAGTTAATGGAATAGGCCTAGTGAAGCTAATGGGTCGAAGCACAGGGCACATTGCCCTTACTGCAACATTGAGCAGCCGTGATGTGGACTGTTGCTTGATTCCTGAGAATGAGTTTTACTTGGAAGGAAAAGGAGggctgtttgaatttcttgAGCAGCGGCTGAAGGAGAATGGGCATGCGGTACTAGTAGTTGCTGAGGGGGCTGGACAGGATATGATACCAAGGACTGATGCACAGAAGGAGGAGAGGGATGAATCTGGCAACCCTGTCTTCTTAGACATTGGTGGGTGGTTGAAGTCAGAGATAAAGAATTGGTGGGCAAGAGACCATCCAAATGAGTTGTTCACTATAAAGAACATAGATCCAACATACATGATACGTGCAGTTCCTGCAAATGCTACAGATAGCCTGTATTGTACACTCCTAGCACACTCGGCAATTCATGGGGTTATGGCAGGGTACACTGGATTTGTAGCCGGTCCTATAAATGGAAACTATGCCTATATACCATTGGTGGAGGTGGCACGGGCTAAGAATGAAGTTAacataaaagaccacaaatggGCATGGGTCAGATCTGTCACTAACCAGCCCAATTTTGTGAGGAACTAA
- the LOC133868440 gene encoding ATP-dependent 6-phosphofructokinase 2-like has protein sequence MAVSCPEATNLTTAPYSTEHILSNTDADNANRTLPFSIVKLPHLTDFLRDLQTHPNPLDRNPFYHPSDGFYVSHTDVILRHILYDLSSPPHSTAYHRAGPRNRVFFDPSQTRAAIVTCGGLCPGLNTVIRELVVALWDLYGVRQIFGVKAGYWGFYSSEPVELNPKLVHSLHKKGGTLLETSRGGFDLHKIVDAIRDRGFNQVYIIGGDGSMRGAVKIFDEIRCRKLNIAVVGIPKTVDNDIGIIDRSFGFQTAVEMAQQAINAALVEAESAVNGIGLVKLMGRSTGHIALYATLSSRDVDCCLIPEIEFYLEGKGGLFEFLEQRLKEYGHAVLVVAEGAGQDMIPRTDEQKEERDESGNPVFLDVGGWLKSELKNWWARDHPNELFTVKYIDPTYMIRAVPANATDNLYCTLLAHSAIHGVMAGYTGFVAGPINGNYAYIPLEEVARAKNEVDIKDHKWAWVRSVTNQPEFVRN, from the exons ATGGCCGTTTCGTGCCCAGAAGCCACCAACCTCACCACTGCACCCTATTCAACAGAGCACATCCTTTCCAACACAGACGCCGATAACGCCAACAGGACCTTGCCATTCTCTATAGTCAAACTACCCCACCTCACCGACTTCCTCCGTGACCTCCAAACCCACCCCAACCCATTAGACCGCAATCCATTCTACCACCCTTCCGACGGCTTCTACGTCTCCCATACCGACGTCATCCTCCGACACATCCTCTACGATCTCTCCTCTCCCCCCCACTCCACCGCCTACCATCGAGCCGGCCCGCGCAACCGAGTCTTCTTCGACCCGTCTCAAACCCGGGCTGCCATCGTCACGTGCGGGGGGCTCTGCCCCGGTCTCAACACCGTCATCAGGGAGCTGGTGGTGGCCCTCTGGGACCTCTACGGGGTGCGTCAGATATTCGGGGTGAAGGCTGGCTACTGGGGTTTCTACTCCTCGGAGCCTGTGGAGCTGAATCCCAAGCTGGTCCACAGCTTGCACAAGAAGGGTGGCACTTTGCTTGAGACCTCTAGGGGTGGTTTTGATCTTCACAAGATCGTCGATGCAATCCGGGATCGTGGCTTTAACCAG GTGTACATCATAGGTGGAGATGGCTCGATGCGTGGGGCTGTGAAGATATTTGATGAAATCCGTTGCCGGAAACTGAATATTGCAGTTGTTGGGATCCCCAAAACCGTAGATAATGATATTGGAATCATTGACAGATCATTTGGATTCCAGACAGCAGTAGAAATGGCACAGCAAGCAATAAATGCAGCTCTTGTGGAGGCTGAGAGTGCAGTTAATGGAATAGGCCTAGTGAAGCTAATGGGTCGAAGCACAGGGCACATTGCCCTTTATGCAACATTGAGCAGCCGCGATGTGGACTGCTGCTTGATTCCTGAGATTGAGTTTTACTTGGAAGGAAAAGGAGggctgtttgaatttcttgAGCAGCGGCTGAAGGAATATGGGCATGCAGTACTAGTAGTTGCTGAGGGGGCTGGACAGGATATGATACCAAGGACTGATGAACAGAAGGAGGAGAGGGATGAATCTGGCAACCCTGTCTTCTTAGACGTTGGTGGGTGGTTGAAGTCAGAGCTAAAGAATTGGTGGGCAAGAGACCATCCAAATGAGTTGTTCACTGTAAAGTACATAGATCCAACATACATGATACGTGCAGTTCCTGCAAATGCTACAGATAACCTGTATTGTACACTTCTAGCACACTCGGCAATTCATGGGGTTATGGCAGGGTACACTGGATTTGTAGCCGGTCCTATAAATGGAAACTATGCCTATATACCATTGGAGGAGGTGGCACGGGCTAAGAATGAAGTTGacataaaagaccacaaatggGCATGGGTCAGATCTGTCACTAACCAGCCTGAATTTGTGAGGAACTAA
- the LOC133867598 gene encoding glucan endo-1,3-beta-glucosidase 5 — protein MNETNMLEPRARFTAADLLSLILIVSSYLKAESAIGVNWGTISFHRLKPSTVVDLLKDNKVQKVKLFEAEPDVMKALMGSGIQVMVGVPNEMLAALGSSTVASDLWVRQNVSRYMGKVGIDIRYVAVGNEPFLSSYSGQYEPYVMPALLNLQQSLAKANLAGYVKLVVPCNADAYESDLPSQGAFRPELAQIMTQLVSFLNSIGSPFVVNIYPFLSLYGNSDFPQDYAFFEGTTHAVTDGANVYYNAFDGNFDTLVAALSKIGYGQMPIVIGEVGWPTDGAIGANLTAARVFNQGLINHVLSNQGTPLRPGVPPMDIYLFSLLDEGAKSIIPGTFERHWGIFSFDGQAKYPLNLGLGSRLLKNARNVQYLPSRWCVANPSTDLSDVTNHMKIACGVADCTTLNYGGSCNGIGAKGNISYAFNSYYQLQMQNSQSCDFDGLGMVTFLDPSVGDCRFLVGVTDVKSSSFRPVCRWAILWVLFLWGLWVFVM, from the exons atgaatgagaCAAATATGTTAGAGCCCAGAGCCAGATTCACAGCAGCAGATCTTCTTTCTCTGATACTCATTGTAAGCTCCTATCTAAAGGCAGAATCAGCCATTGGAGTGAACTGGGGAACCATTTCATTCCACAGGCTGAAGCCCTCCACTGTGGTGGATCTCCTCAAGGACAACAAGGTACAAAAAGTGAAGCTTTTTGAAGCAGAGCCAGATGTTATGAAGGCTCTCATGGGGTCTGGGATTCAGGTCATGGTTGGAGTTCCCAATGAGATGCTGGCTGCCCTGGGCTCATCCACTGTGGCCTCTGATTTGTGGGTTCGCCAGAACGTCTCCAGATATATGGGTAAAGTTGGTATTGATATCAG GTATGTTGCAGTAGGAAATGAGCCCTTTCTTTCCAGTTACTCAGGTCAATATGAGCCCTATGTCATGCCTGCACTGCTCAACCTACAACAGTCCTTAGCCAAAGCAAATCTTGCAGGATATGTAAAGCTGGTGGTCCCTTGCAATGCTGATGCCTATGAGTCCGATCTTCCTTCTCAAGGGGCATTCCGACCCGAACTGGCCCAAATTATGACTCAACTTGTTTCGTTCCTCAACTCAATTGGTTCCCCATTTGTAGTAAATATCTATCCATTTCTAAGCCTCTACGGGAACTCGGATTTCCCGCAAGATTATGCATTCTTTGAGGGGACTACTCATGCTGTTACAGATGGAGCCAATGTTTACTACAATGCATTTGATGGAAATTTTGACACTTTAGTTGCAGCACTCAGCAAAATTGGATATGGTCAGATGCCCATAGTCATTGGGGAGGTAGGTTGGCCTACAGATGGAGCCATCGGTGCAAATCTCACTGCTGCAAGGGTTTTCAATCAAGGGCTCATAAATCATGTTCTAAGTAACCAAGGAACTCCACTGAGGCCAGGTGTCCCTCCCATGGATATTTATCTTTTCAGTCTACTTGATGAAGGGGCAAAGAGCATAATTCCAGGAACCTTTGAGAGACATTGGGgtattttttcctttgatgGCCAAGCTAAATATCCACTAAACCTTGGTTTGGGCAGCAGATTGTTAAAGAATGCAAGGAATGTTCAGTATCTTCCATCTAGATGGTGTGTGGCAAATCCATCTACAGATTTGTCTGATGTGACGAACCACATGAAAATTGCCTGTGGTGTTGCGGATTGCACCACACTTAACTATGGGGGATCATGTAATGGCATTGGAGCAAAGGGAAACATCTCATATGCATTCAACAGTTACTATCAGCTGCAAATGCAAAATTCGCAGAGCTGTGATTTTGATGGGCTTGGTATGGTCACTTTCCTAGACCCTTCTGTTGGTGATTGTAGGTTTCTTGTGGGCGTCACTGATGTTAAGTCATCAAGTTTTCGACCAGTTTGTAGGTGGGCCATTCTTTGGGTTTTGTTTCTGTGGGGGCTTTGGGTCTTTGTAATGTGA